The proteins below come from a single Miscanthus floridulus cultivar M001 chromosome 1, ASM1932011v1, whole genome shotgun sequence genomic window:
- the LOC136455013 gene encoding uncharacterized protein, translating into MDPKQQQQQLALRPISTRRAGSVAGEVAAAMERSSLATASFRVYYSLRPGAVPFLWESKPGTPKSGGGGATAAVSPAPAEMVAAHQHQLPLVSPPPSYHSSQLKKGRRCRPRASCQAAAGLVRALLAVIGIRRRSHRRPPASLG; encoded by the coding sequence ATGGAtcccaagcagcagcagcagcagctcgctCTGCGGCCCATCTCCACCAGGAGAGCCGGCAGCGTCGCCGGCGAGGTGGCCGCGGCGATGGAGCGGTCGAGCCTGGCCACCGCGTCGTTCCGGGTGTACTACAGCCTGCGCCCCGGCGCCGTGCCGTTCCTGTGGGAGTCCAAGCCCGGCACGCccaagagcggcggcggcggcgccacggCTGCCGTGTCGCCCGCGCCCGCCGAGATGGTGGCGGCTCATCAACATCAACTCCCGCTGgtatcgccgccgccgtcgtaccACTCATCCCAGCTGAAGAAGGGGAGGAGGTGCCGGCCAAGGGCGTCGTGCCAGGCGGCGGCTGGCCTCGTGAGGGCGCTGCTCGCCGTGATCGGCATCAGGAGGAGGTCGCATCGGCGCCCACCAGCGTCGCTTGGTTGA